The proteins below are encoded in one region of Paraburkholderia aromaticivorans:
- a CDS encoding DUF1329 domain-containing protein, producing the protein MKLAMVLATMATAVAASGPVLAAVSADEAKELGGGKLTEFGAKKAGNEDGSIPAYAGGVKDLTVPADFKPGSGRYPDPFKEDKLVESITKANQAKYADELTPGTKALLDRFPGFRVDVYKTRRTMAYPDWVLKNTVGCATTAKLVGKIKGDGVEGAFGCIPFPIPKDGYEVMWNQNMRYQGVRTDFRFRTIFVDEAGHKTLMGDQESKFIYPFYDRNASKLNDAYFRLTYTNFFGPASQVGQLYLAKYSSNNGDQDDTTWIYMPGQRRVRVAPELKYDTPMAGIGGTLLFDEIGGFQGRMDRFDFKLAGEKEIIVPYNNYRAYQSPNLVGDKFANPDVVRWEKHRVWVVEATLKTGQRDVYSHRTYYIDEDTWLIVAYDAYDQSNALYRTSYTLDIIPYDKPRVGQPIQVVYDLTKGNYAVIADQGDPVTHMIPYDELPNQAYYTPQALQSAGVR; encoded by the coding sequence ATGAAACTCGCAATGGTACTGGCAACGATGGCGACGGCAGTCGCCGCCAGTGGGCCCGTGCTCGCGGCGGTCAGCGCCGACGAAGCCAAAGAGCTGGGCGGCGGCAAGCTCACCGAATTCGGCGCGAAGAAAGCCGGCAACGAGGACGGTTCGATCCCCGCTTACGCGGGCGGCGTGAAGGACCTCACGGTCCCCGCCGATTTCAAACCTGGCAGCGGCCGCTATCCCGATCCGTTCAAGGAAGACAAGCTGGTCGAATCGATCACTAAGGCGAATCAGGCCAAGTACGCCGACGAACTGACGCCCGGCACCAAGGCGTTGCTCGACCGCTTCCCGGGCTTTCGCGTCGACGTGTACAAGACGCGCCGCACCATGGCTTATCCGGACTGGGTGCTGAAGAATACGGTGGGCTGCGCGACCACTGCCAAGCTTGTCGGCAAGATCAAGGGTGACGGCGTGGAAGGCGCGTTCGGTTGCATTCCGTTCCCGATTCCGAAAGACGGCTACGAGGTGATGTGGAATCAGAACATGCGCTACCAGGGCGTGCGCACCGACTTCCGCTTCCGCACCATTTTTGTCGACGAAGCGGGTCACAAGACGCTGATGGGCGATCAGGAATCCAAGTTCATCTATCCGTTCTACGACCGCAACGCGAGCAAATTGAACGACGCGTATTTCCGCCTGACCTACACGAACTTCTTCGGACCGGCTTCGCAGGTCGGCCAGTTGTATCTGGCGAAATACAGCTCCAATAACGGCGACCAGGACGACACCACCTGGATCTACATGCCGGGCCAGCGGCGCGTGCGCGTGGCGCCCGAACTGAAATACGACACACCGATGGCCGGTATCGGCGGCACGCTGCTGTTCGACGAAATCGGCGGCTTCCAGGGGCGCATGGACCGCTTTGATTTCAAGCTGGCGGGCGAGAAGGAAATCATCGTGCCGTACAACAACTATCGCGCATATCAGTCGCCGAATCTGGTGGGCGACAAGTTCGCCAATCCGGATGTCGTGCGCTGGGAAAAGCACCGGGTGTGGGTGGTCGAGGCGACCCTCAAGACGGGTCAGCGTGATGTCTACAGCCATCGCACGTACTACATCGACGAAGACACGTGGCTGATCGTGGCGTATGACGCGTACGACCAGAGCAATGCGCTCTACCGCACCTCCTATACGCTGGACATCATTCCTTACGACAAGCCGCGCGTCGGCCAACCGATCCAGGTGGTCTACGACCTGACCAAGGGCAACTACGCGGTGATCGCGGACCAGGGCGATCCGGTCACCCACATGATCCCGTACGACGAACTGCCGAATCAGGCGTACTACACGCCGCAAGCGTTGCAAAGCGCGGGCGTGCGCTAA
- a CDS encoding WD40/YVTN/BNR-like repeat-containing protein: MTFRSVQYMTASVTALVAALACPPAFAAATGAGPQTASATRFIDPLDAPAETAVSPATRPMTAVASAGQRLVGVGQRGVIVVSDDHGHHWRQVASPVQSDLTAITFPTAAEGWAVGHDGVILHTSNGGTSWTKQLDGRVSNERFVAYYRAAVARGDANVAAWQSYLKQEENNAKAGPSLPYLDVWFDDASHGYAVGSFGSFAVTSDGGKTWQPGLEHIDNPDFLNLNAIRGVGGEVYIAGERGTVFRLDRASGQFKRLQSGYTGSFFGIVGNEKRLFAFGLRGTVYQSTDQGGSWQKADTGTDSTLNGATVLGDGRIVICGSRAMLLVADPVSGVFQRVSADTPMLFAGIAADGADRVALGGSSGMSVEAIGARR; encoded by the coding sequence ATGACTTTCCGGTCAGTGCAATACATGACGGCGAGTGTTACCGCGCTCGTTGCGGCACTCGCGTGCCCGCCGGCGTTTGCCGCGGCGACTGGCGCCGGACCTCAGACAGCGAGCGCAACACGCTTTATCGATCCGCTCGACGCGCCCGCCGAAACCGCCGTCTCACCAGCCACCCGCCCCATGACGGCGGTGGCGAGCGCGGGTCAGCGCCTCGTCGGCGTGGGGCAGCGCGGCGTGATCGTCGTATCTGACGACCACGGGCATCACTGGCGTCAGGTTGCGAGCCCCGTGCAAAGCGATCTAACGGCCATCACCTTTCCCACGGCTGCCGAAGGCTGGGCGGTCGGCCACGACGGCGTGATTCTGCACACATCGAACGGCGGCACGAGCTGGACCAAACAGCTCGACGGACGCGTCTCCAACGAGCGCTTCGTCGCCTACTACCGCGCCGCCGTTGCGCGAGGCGATGCAAATGTCGCGGCCTGGCAGAGCTATCTGAAGCAGGAAGAAAACAACGCCAAGGCCGGCCCTTCACTGCCCTACCTCGACGTCTGGTTCGACGACGCAAGCCATGGCTACGCGGTCGGCTCGTTCGGCTCGTTCGCGGTCACGAGCGATGGCGGCAAGACGTGGCAACCGGGCCTTGAACATATCGACAACCCAGACTTTCTGAACCTGAACGCGATTCGCGGCGTCGGCGGCGAGGTGTATATCGCCGGCGAGCGTGGCACGGTATTCAGGCTCGATCGCGCGAGCGGTCAATTCAAACGGCTGCAATCGGGCTACACGGGCAGCTTCTTCGGCATTGTCGGCAATGAGAAGCGGCTCTTTGCGTTCGGTCTGCGCGGCACGGTTTATCAAAGCACCGACCAGGGCGGCAGTTGGCAAAAGGCCGACACCGGCACCGATTCCACTCTGAACGGCGCCACCGTGCTCGGCGACGGCCGCATCGTGATTTGCGGCAGCCGCGCGATGCTGCTGGTCGCCGATCCGGTCAGCGGTGTGTTCCAGCGCGTTTCGGCCGATACGCCGATGCTGTTCGCGGGCATTGCCGCGGACGGCGCGGATCGCGTGGCGCTCGGCGGGTCGAGCGGCATGAGTGTCGAAGCGATCGGCGCGCGGCGCTGA
- a CDS encoding efflux RND transporter permease subunit, which yields MNNPHDQSTAKDQPQPAQPFDRRSGGPVERLIFNHRALIVIVCVLLTALFGARATRLEVNANFLNMIPQSHPFVRNYLDNAASLRALGNSLRISVENTNGSIYDADYLRTLQKINDKVFLMRGVDRAYMKSLWTPSVRWTEITEDGFRGGPVMPEAYDGSAKSLDELRRNVARAGIGGSVVANNERSSVVFVPLLDKDPATGAPLNYRELSHDLEKQVRSLETGNVKIHIVGFAKLAGDLIDGLDGVLIYFGVSALIAALALYAYTRCLRSTGLVVLCSAAAVIWQLGIVQWLGFSIDPYSILVPFLVFAIGVSHGAQKMNGITRDVARGVHRYAAARHTFRRLFLAGLTALLADVVGFAVLMIIDVPVIRNLALAASIGVGVLIFTNLVLLPVLLSYTGVSRSAVRRARLSADPHAKRGFVVRSYQAFDRFSTRKWAIGAMVGALLLFIGGLAISTHLQVGDLDSGAPELKANSRYNRDNAFINQHYNLSSDVFAVIVKTPAGGVESFPTLTEMDRLEAKLRETEGVRGTVSAAGVVRQYTAGNFEGSPKWLTVNRDPFVSGDAFSNVVVAMPELTNADRTVAPLLVFLGDHKAETLTRVVHVVNDFAAVHDTPDRHFLLAAGSAGIDAATNIVVEQANREMLLLVYASVAILCFITFRTWRAVVVALIPLMLTSVLCEALMVLLGIGVKVATLPVIALGVGIGVDYALYLLSVQLARQRAGATLREAYRDALMFTGKVVMLVGFTLAGGVVTWVWSPIKFQADMGILLTFMFLWNMVGALVLIPALSYFLLRPKAERLRGGSGSEPAEAKQTAVHATSATRLRAAAPVTGQAS from the coding sequence ATGAATAACCCCCACGATCAGTCGACAGCGAAGGATCAACCGCAACCGGCGCAGCCGTTCGACCGTCGCTCGGGCGGTCCCGTCGAGCGGCTGATTTTCAATCATCGCGCGCTCATCGTGATCGTCTGCGTCCTGTTGACGGCGCTGTTCGGCGCGCGCGCCACGCGGCTGGAAGTCAACGCGAACTTCCTGAACATGATTCCGCAGTCGCATCCGTTCGTGCGCAACTATCTCGACAATGCCGCGTCATTGCGTGCGCTCGGCAACTCGCTGCGCATCTCGGTCGAGAACACCAACGGCTCGATCTACGACGCCGACTATCTGCGCACGCTGCAAAAGATCAACGACAAGGTGTTCCTGATGCGCGGCGTGGACCGCGCCTACATGAAGTCGTTGTGGACGCCCTCGGTGCGCTGGACCGAAATCACCGAGGACGGTTTTCGCGGCGGCCCGGTGATGCCGGAAGCCTACGACGGCTCCGCGAAAAGCCTCGACGAATTGCGTCGCAACGTGGCGCGCGCCGGCATCGGCGGCTCGGTGGTCGCCAACAACGAGCGTTCGAGCGTCGTGTTCGTGCCGCTGCTCGACAAGGATCCGGCCACCGGTGCGCCGCTGAATTACCGCGAGCTCTCGCACGATCTGGAAAAACAGGTCCGCTCGCTCGAAACCGGCAACGTCAAGATTCACATCGTCGGCTTCGCGAAGCTGGCGGGCGATCTGATCGACGGCCTCGACGGCGTGCTGATCTACTTCGGCGTGTCGGCCCTGATCGCCGCGCTCGCGCTCTATGCGTACACGCGCTGTCTGCGCAGCACCGGTCTGGTCGTGCTATGTTCCGCCGCCGCGGTGATCTGGCAACTCGGCATCGTGCAGTGGCTCGGTTTCTCGATCGATCCGTATTCGATCCTCGTGCCGTTCCTTGTGTTCGCGATCGGCGTGTCGCACGGCGCGCAGAAAATGAACGGCATTACCCGCGACGTCGCACGCGGCGTGCATCGCTATGCGGCCGCTCGCCATACGTTCCGGCGGTTGTTCCTCGCCGGCCTGACCGCCCTCCTCGCGGACGTGGTCGGCTTCGCGGTGTTGATGATCATCGACGTGCCCGTGATCCGCAACCTCGCGCTGGCGGCCAGCATCGGCGTAGGCGTGCTGATCTTCACCAACCTCGTGCTGCTGCCAGTGCTGCTGTCGTACACCGGCGTGAGCCGCTCCGCGGTGCGCCGTGCTCGCCTGAGCGCCGATCCACACGCAAAGCGCGGCTTCGTGGTGCGTAGCTATCAGGCCTTCGACCGCTTTTCCACCCGCAAATGGGCGATTGGCGCAATGGTCGGCGCGTTGCTGCTGTTCATTGGCGGCCTGGCGATCAGCACGCACCTGCAGGTGGGCGATCTCGACTCCGGCGCCCCCGAACTGAAAGCGAACTCGCGCTACAACCGCGATAACGCTTTCATCAACCAGCACTACAACCTGTCGAGCGATGTGTTCGCCGTGATCGTCAAGACGCCGGCCGGCGGCGTGGAGAGCTTTCCGACGCTGACCGAAATGGATCGCCTCGAAGCGAAATTGCGCGAGACCGAAGGCGTGCGCGGCACGGTGTCGGCGGCCGGCGTGGTGCGGCAATACACAGCCGGCAACTTCGAAGGCTCGCCCAAATGGCTGACAGTGAATCGTGACCCGTTTGTCTCCGGTGACGCGTTTTCGAACGTCGTGGTGGCCATGCCCGAGCTGACCAATGCCGACCGCACGGTGGCACCGCTGCTGGTCTTCCTGGGCGACCACAAGGCCGAGACGCTGACGCGCGTGGTGCACGTGGTGAACGACTTCGCCGCCGTGCACGACACGCCCGATCGGCACTTTCTGCTGGCCGCAGGTTCGGCCGGCATCGACGCCGCGACCAATATCGTCGTCGAACAGGCCAATCGCGAGATGCTGCTGCTGGTGTATGCGTCGGTGGCGATCCTCTGCTTCATCACGTTCCGCACGTGGCGCGCCGTGGTCGTCGCGCTGATTCCGCTGATGCTCACCTCGGTATTGTGCGAAGCGCTGATGGTGCTGCTCGGCATCGGCGTGAAGGTCGCCACCTTGCCGGTGATCGCACTCGGCGTAGGTATCGGTGTCGACTACGCGCTGTATCTGCTCTCCGTGCAACTCGCGCGGCAACGCGCCGGCGCTACGCTGCGCGAGGCCTACCGCGACGCGCTGATGTTCACCGGCAAGGTCGTGATGCTGGTCGGCTTCACGCTCGCGGGCGGCGTCGTCACGTGGGTCTGGTCGCCGATCAAGTTCCAGGCCGACATGGGCATCCTGCTCACCTTCATGTTCCTGTGGAACATGGTCGGCGCCCTCGTGCTGATTCCGGCGCTCTCCTATTTCCTGCTGCGGCCGAAAGCCGAACGCCTGCGCGGCGGCTCCGGCAGCGAGCCCGCCGAGGCCAAGCAAACGGCGGTTCACGCCACCTCGGCCACCCGCCTGCGCGCCGCTGCGCCGGTGACCGGCCAGGCATCCTGA
- a CDS encoding lactoylglutathione lyase, translating into MFDLLMTADMMVPDPDGMTELLVNKLGIHKHPNWRQAFGNHPYIAHFLRVHKSLAVAPTRVEPQVHLDRPNPGDPSFHHFLQSLEAFQGKHRPILTHSIVVAAHGPKFEQTVERLMRRRLPFRMAQRTPEMPFDRLWVGVTPERPEYEPSVDGGLCIEIMPMEPLQLPPETFATPAPQPRDLQPGQLVRVTARGFLVRDLDDTLRRCSANLDWEPAGAVETLVGEGYRRARMGFTLPNSASLDVLEATRWDGEAGRYLNSWGPGPYFVRIAVNGLQVKAEELKARGIGFDWVESSEAVGGRSLIRIHPAELDGQLFEFEEFQAPR; encoded by the coding sequence ATGTTCGATCTGCTGATGACCGCCGACATGATGGTTCCGGACCCGGACGGGATGACCGAATTGCTGGTCAACAAGCTGGGGATTCACAAACATCCGAACTGGCGCCAGGCGTTCGGCAACCATCCGTACATCGCCCATTTTCTGCGCGTGCACAAGTCGCTGGCCGTGGCGCCGACGCGAGTCGAGCCGCAAGTGCATCTGGATCGCCCGAACCCCGGCGACCCGTCGTTTCATCATTTCCTGCAGAGCCTCGAAGCGTTTCAAGGCAAGCATCGGCCGATCCTCACGCATTCGATCGTGGTGGCCGCGCATGGTCCGAAGTTCGAGCAGACGGTCGAGCGCCTGATGCGTCGCCGCCTGCCCTTCCGGATGGCGCAGCGCACGCCGGAAATGCCCTTCGACCGTTTGTGGGTCGGCGTGACACCCGAGCGCCCCGAGTACGAACCTTCCGTCGACGGCGGCCTGTGCATCGAGATCATGCCGATGGAGCCGCTGCAACTGCCGCCGGAAACTTTCGCGACGCCCGCGCCGCAGCCACGCGATCTGCAACCGGGCCAACTGGTGCGCGTCACCGCGCGCGGCTTTCTCGTGCGCGATCTGGATGACACGCTGCGCCGTTGCTCGGCGAATCTCGACTGGGAACCGGCCGGCGCGGTGGAGACGCTGGTCGGGGAAGGCTACCGGCGCGCACGGATGGGCTTCACGCTGCCCAACAGCGCGTCGCTCGACGTGCTGGAGGCAACCCGCTGGGACGGCGAGGCCGGTCGCTATCTGAATAGCTGGGGCCCGGGACCGTATTTCGTGCGAATCGCGGTGAACGGCCTGCAAGTGAAGGCCGAAGAATTGAAAGCGCGTGGCATCGGCTTCGACTGGGTCGAATCGTCCGAAGCCGTGGGCGGCCGATCGCTGATTCGCATCCACCCTGCCGAGTTGGACGGCCAGCTATTCGAGTTCGAAGAATTTCAGGCGCCCCGCTAA
- a CDS encoding enoyl-CoA hydratase/isomerase family protein, protein MLTTDEGTSTMNGLTINPTVRIERSGKTAWIVLNRPEQINAINDEIRRGVPQALQLLDADPDVHVIVLRGEGPRGFCAGADIKEKRGPESSLQVRRRMERSRWIEALDQVQKPVLAALHGFCMGGGLEIALACDIRFASPDTVLALPETGLGLIPGGGGTQRLARVVGHGRALDVLLTGDRMSAQQAKEIGLVTRISATPESLIAEVQMLADRLAAKSPAATIYVKQAARAALELDLRRGLDRELDLFALLAPSDDVKEAALAFKEKRTPVFTGD, encoded by the coding sequence ATGCTGACCACCGACGAGGGGACTTCCACCATGAATGGGCTGACGATCAATCCCACCGTGCGCATCGAGCGCAGCGGTAAAACTGCGTGGATCGTGCTGAACCGGCCGGAACAGATCAACGCGATCAACGACGAGATTCGCCGTGGCGTGCCGCAGGCGCTGCAACTCCTCGACGCCGATCCCGACGTCCACGTGATCGTGCTGCGCGGCGAAGGCCCGCGCGGTTTCTGCGCGGGCGCGGACATCAAGGAAAAGCGCGGGCCCGAGTCATCGCTGCAGGTTCGGCGGCGCATGGAACGCTCGCGCTGGATCGAAGCACTCGATCAGGTGCAGAAGCCTGTGCTCGCGGCGTTGCATGGCTTTTGCATGGGCGGCGGCCTGGAGATCGCGCTCGCCTGCGATATCCGTTTCGCATCGCCCGATACTGTTCTTGCGCTGCCGGAAACCGGCCTCGGCCTGATTCCCGGCGGCGGCGGCACGCAGCGTCTTGCGCGCGTGGTCGGCCACGGCCGCGCGCTCGACGTGCTGCTGACCGGCGACCGGATGAGCGCGCAGCAAGCGAAGGAAATCGGCCTCGTGACGCGTATCTCGGCGACGCCCGAGAGTCTGATCGCCGAAGTGCAGATGCTGGCGGACCGGCTCGCCGCGAAATCGCCGGCAGCGACGATCTATGTCAAGCAGGCCGCGCGCGCCGCGCTCGAACTCGACCTGCGCCGCGGGCTGGATCGCGAACTCGATCTGTTCGCGCTGCTCGCGCCGAGCGACGACGTCAAGGAAGCAGCGCTGGCCTTCAAGGAAAAGCGCACCCCTGTTTTTACTGGAGACTGA
- a CDS encoding SDR family NAD(P)-dependent oxidoreductase — translation MTSGIGGNGGTQATGKLEGKVAIVTGAGGGLGAACARGLAAQGARVAVVDIDEEAAVAVAASIGERAMGLRTDVSSEAEVKAMVAAVLERFGRIDILHNNAAVLDAAQRSGDRDVCNVEVEAWDRAMAVNLRGPMLCSKHAIPAMLKVGGGSIIHASSGFGAQGDFTLSAYAASKAGLTILSKSIAAQYGKQGIRSNTIQIGLVVAENGGAHPLPDDIKAVILDGHLTPYLGEPKHVADVVCFLASDEAAFITGATLPVDGGFTSHAPTLAPMRALFAARGREAY, via the coding sequence ATGACCAGCGGTATTGGAGGCAACGGCGGCACGCAGGCGACGGGCAAGCTCGAAGGCAAGGTGGCCATCGTCACCGGCGCGGGCGGCGGACTCGGCGCGGCCTGCGCACGCGGACTCGCGGCGCAAGGCGCGCGAGTGGCGGTGGTGGATATCGATGAAGAGGCGGCGGTGGCGGTGGCTGCGTCGATCGGGGAACGGGCGATGGGCCTGCGCACCGACGTCTCGTCCGAGGCCGAGGTCAAGGCGATGGTGGCGGCGGTGCTGGAGCGCTTTGGCCGCATCGACATCCTGCACAACAATGCGGCCGTGCTCGACGCCGCGCAACGCAGCGGCGACCGCGATGTGTGCAACGTCGAAGTCGAAGCGTGGGATCGCGCCATGGCGGTCAATCTGCGCGGCCCGATGTTGTGTTCGAAGCACGCGATTCCCGCAATGCTGAAGGTAGGCGGCGGCTCGATCATTCATGCGTCGTCTGGTTTCGGCGCGCAGGGCGATTTCACCTTGAGCGCGTATGCGGCATCGAAGGCCGGCTTGACGATTCTGAGCAAGTCGATCGCCGCACAGTACGGCAAACAAGGCATCCGCTCGAACACGATCCAGATCGGGCTCGTGGTCGCGGAGAACGGCGGCGCGCATCCGCTGCCCGACGACATCAAGGCGGTGATTCTCGACGGCCACCTGACGCCCTATCTCGGCGAACCAAAGCATGTGGCGGACGTGGTGTGTTTTCTCGCTTCGGACGAAGCCGCGTTCATTACCGGCGCGACGCTGCCCGTCGATGGTGGCTTCACGAGCCATGCGCCGACGCTGGCGCCGATGCGTGCGCTGTTCGCGGCGCGCGGCAGAGAAGCATATTGA
- a CDS encoding alpha/beta fold hydrolase — MSALPSPQAEPGFDASVTKPPAAGKPTIVLVHGGQHSGACWQPTVDALRALDPSAQVLAVDLPGHGNEPGDLATLTIAQCVESVNAQIQATRPSRVMLVGHSMAGITLPGVAARLGAALVQRMVFIACCIPPDGKTVLDTLHAPMNVIASRAARRTAVSAPFPAFIARWVFANGMTREQKQRVVAGLCAESTRVTTEPVDRSTFPRVPMSWVLTQRDRALRPKVQREFIGNLGGVDEVIELDTCHNAMISEPVKLAEILLSRC; from the coding sequence TTGAGCGCGCTGCCGTCACCGCAGGCGGAGCCGGGCTTCGATGCTTCAGTCACGAAGCCGCCAGCCGCCGGAAAGCCGACCATCGTGCTGGTGCACGGTGGCCAGCATAGCGGCGCGTGCTGGCAGCCAACGGTCGACGCATTGCGCGCGCTTGATCCTTCAGCGCAGGTACTCGCCGTCGACCTGCCCGGCCACGGCAACGAACCGGGCGATCTGGCAACGCTGACCATCGCGCAATGCGTCGAGAGCGTGAACGCGCAGATTCAGGCGACACGGCCGAGTCGTGTGATGCTGGTCGGACACTCGATGGCGGGAATCACGTTGCCCGGTGTGGCGGCGCGGCTCGGTGCCGCGCTCGTGCAACGGATGGTTTTCATCGCCTGCTGCATCCCGCCGGACGGCAAGACCGTGCTCGATACCTTGCATGCGCCGATGAACGTGATCGCCTCGCGAGCTGCGCGGCGCACGGCCGTCAGCGCGCCCTTCCCCGCGTTCATCGCTCGCTGGGTGTTCGCCAACGGCATGACGCGCGAACAGAAACAACGCGTGGTGGCGGGCCTGTGCGCCGAAAGCACGCGGGTGACGACCGAACCGGTCGATCGTTCGACATTCCCGCGCGTGCCGATGAGTTGGGTGCTGACGCAACGCGACCGCGCGTTACGGCCGAAGGTGCAGCGCGAATTCATCGGCAATCTGGGCGGCGTGGATGAAGTCATCGAACTGGACACCTGTCACAACGCGATGATCAGCGAACCGGTGAAGCTGGCGGAGATTTTGTTGAGCCGGTGTTGA
- a CDS encoding DHA2 family efflux MFS transporter permease subunit, whose amino-acid sequence MAGHLAGHSTAPAQPLQPGAGLNRPLITVSIMLATLMQSLDSTIANVALPHMQGALSASQDEITWVLTSYIVSAAIATPLTGWLATRFGVKHLLAASITGFTIASGLCGLADSLPQIIIARLLQGIFGASLVPLSQSILLDINPREKQGQAMAVWGMGVMVGPILGPTLGGWLTESYNWRWVFFINLPVGAFALFGTLAYLPENRRKFGERFDFFGFATLSLAVGALQALLDRGEQLDWFSSMEIRVEALLAVISFAFFIAHTATAGPRSFFRYQLLKDRNFVTGVFFIFVVGAVMYATRALLPPMLQSLMNYDAATAGFVSAPSGIGTMIAMMVVGRLIGRFDVRVLLVTGFLISAFALWQMTHYTLVLSPSDIVWPGVVQGFGLGLVFVPLSSVTFSTLSGDLRSDGTAIYSLMRNIGSSIGISVVQTFITRNTQVVHASLATHVSVYEPVVQSQVDLHSPGAIALLDMQITQQASMIAYIDDFKLMFIATLLVIPLLAIIRPARHSSATPADAHVAMD is encoded by the coding sequence ATGGCAGGACATTTGGCAGGACATTCCACGGCACCCGCCCAGCCGCTGCAACCCGGCGCCGGGCTCAACCGACCGCTCATCACCGTGTCGATCATGCTGGCCACGCTGATGCAATCACTCGACAGCACGATCGCCAACGTGGCGCTGCCGCACATGCAGGGCGCGCTGTCCGCCTCGCAGGACGAGATCACCTGGGTGCTGACCTCGTATATCGTTTCCGCTGCGATCGCCACGCCCCTCACCGGCTGGCTCGCCACCCGCTTCGGTGTCAAGCATCTGCTGGCCGCGTCGATCACGGGCTTCACGATCGCCTCGGGGCTATGTGGACTCGCGGATTCGTTGCCGCAAATCATCATCGCGCGCTTGCTGCAAGGGATCTTCGGCGCGTCACTGGTGCCCTTGTCGCAGTCGATCCTGCTCGATATCAATCCACGCGAAAAGCAAGGCCAGGCGATGGCCGTATGGGGCATGGGCGTCATGGTGGGTCCGATTCTCGGGCCTACGCTCGGTGGCTGGCTCACCGAAAGCTATAACTGGCGCTGGGTGTTCTTCATCAATCTGCCGGTCGGCGCATTCGCGTTGTTCGGCACCCTCGCCTACCTGCCGGAAAACCGCCGCAAGTTCGGCGAGCGTTTCGATTTTTTCGGCTTCGCCACGCTCAGCCTGGCCGTCGGCGCATTGCAGGCGTTACTCGATCGCGGCGAGCAACTGGACTGGTTCAGTTCAATGGAAATTCGCGTCGAAGCGCTACTCGCCGTCATCAGTTTCGCTTTCTTCATTGCCCATACGGCGACCGCGGGGCCACGTTCTTTCTTTCGCTATCAGTTGTTGAAGGACCGCAACTTCGTGACGGGTGTGTTCTTCATCTTCGTGGTGGGCGCAGTGATGTACGCCACGCGCGCGCTATTGCCACCGATGCTGCAATCACTGATGAATTACGACGCCGCCACCGCCGGCTTCGTCAGCGCGCCGAGCGGCATCGGCACGATGATCGCCATGATGGTGGTGGGCCGGCTGATCGGCCGTTTCGACGTGCGCGTGCTGCTCGTGACCGGCTTTCTGATCTCGGCGTTCGCGTTGTGGCAGATGACGCATTACACGCTGGTGCTGTCGCCATCGGACATTGTCTGGCCGGGCGTGGTGCAAGGTTTCGGCCTCGGCCTCGTGTTCGTGCCGCTCAGTTCCGTCACCTTCTCCACGCTGTCCGGCGATCTGCGCAGCGACGGCACCGCGATCTACAGCCTGATGCGCAACATTGGCAGCAGTATCGGCATTTCGGTGGTCCAGACCTTCATCACGCGCAATACCCAGGTGGTGCACGCATCGCTGGCCACGCATGTGTCGGTGTACGAACCTGTGGTGCAGAGCCAGGTCGATCTGCATTCGCCAGGCGCTATCGCGCTGCTGGACATGCAGATCACTCAGCAAGCCTCGATGATCGCGTATATCGACGACTTCAAGCTGATGTTCATCGCCACCTTGCTGGTGATTCCGTTGCTGGCGATCATCCGCCCCGCCCGTCATTCGAGCGCCACACCCGCCGACGCTCATGTCGCGATGGACTAA